The genomic stretch cggccggtggtgttcaacaagccacatgcatatgagtgggcagcgcatacgcgcgaaccgcgcctcctccgtgcacttggggtttaggtcggtcatcgccgcgccaatacggtagtagctaccatatggctcccattccacctgcagcatacaattatttagtagatgccggtagaatcaatgaaaactaggattgcaactccgcagtgatcggttacctgctcggcggtaagagtgtccaactccgcgagtGTACCGCCTGTACATgatcattggatcgctcgtcatctccgagacattgtcccaaaggtatgcccaagtgggctcccgatcaggaaagtgagggaaatgaggccatggcgtctcgttgagtaccctgggacgcccaactgataggcggtcccagctccatacggaaagtaggagcatgcatccaccaataccgccgctcccagtcttGCTCCCTGtcatgcgacaagcttcgtccaactgcgtacataagatatttggttactactttgtgtagcgcactactataggaaaatagtacatagaacaaatcatcacctgccggtagaggtaggcaagtgccgctgttccccaactccaccggtcgtccaacaccgtaagcgccttcagccaacaccaatgggccagcttacccccaccgtcgagaaagagagtcccggaaatcatgtaccataagtacacgcgggcgtacgtcctccgagtgtcctcgtcggcctctatggggcattcgcaaagttagttctgatccaagagaaagacgcgccggcgggaactctctcctttggattttccggcggcggaggagccccgCCAATAAGCCCCCGCATCTGTCggcgccacccatcgaagctgtgttcatacacgagtggctcgccctgaataggtagtgcaaggatcatggaaacatcctcgcgagtaggggccatctcgccggccctcaagtggaaggtgtgagtctccggcctccaccggtcgacaagggcggtgagtgccgaggggttcatgtgtggcccccacggcttacaagggatatgaacggcataagaccggtaggccggatgaactccgtgtacctctcgtcataaggtatatccggtgtgccatggtaacgaatcttcaaagggtgaagatccgttcccctctccgtcatatgaacagcccggtgctccctgtcgtactcttcatccggaagccacaccatcctacatgtatgagcaacacatacaacatattatgagccattcataccaaatatgagcaacacatacatgagaatatatccaaataagccatcacacatacattcctaacaaatatgagttattccatcaagaatacatgagaatatatctaactttcgaatcacatatacatcacacatacatgagagttcatatccaaatacatcacacatatgaatttcgtaagacataccattcctaggcacataatagacatataatagacatatgtaagacaatagaatgcatttgctaagctccaattttgcctttcaccacatacatacataaggatttcaacacatacatgtaaaatttcattcaacacatctagggttcctacatatctagggttcctacatatctagggttcctacatatctagggttcctacacatacacattcaacacatacatagccatttcaaatctagtttccatgtctagggttcatgtgcaaatctagcaagatctatgaaattagtggatgaatgtgagggattcgaaggggattaccttgaggaatggatggggaagagattggccggtcagatctgacgaatttgtggccgatttgttgggggagagagagagggaggaggaggaaccgccggccgccttgggggagagagggagggaggagaagaaacgagagaagaagatggtcgggctgggggcgggcgcgggcgccacacttaagtggatgtgtggcgcccgtggcatcggcgccacacatgctagtgtggcgcccgtggcatcggcgccacacatcgagcctcgcaaaacggctaagtcccagaggaattgtctcacagtacgttttgggggattacaagtgcatgtgtggcgccgttgggaggggcgccacacatgctgccacgtcggatgggcgcaccagctcagcggcgagggggccacgtcggctgggtcagtggcgccggcaggaggggagccacatgggcatgtgtggcgcccgtgggaggggcgccacacaaaagggttagattggtgaaatagtttcgccggagggtcagtctgtgcttttcttccacttttgggttatttttgtgtaaatcgccgagaTCAACCGCAGGCACCAGGCAGGCTCATGGAGTCATGGGTGACATACTGACATGGTTACGAAGACCATCGTGGCATCTCAAGCGCCCCATCTCGCTGATATGTGGGAATCGGATAAACAAGCATATCAGCTGCTCATGGATAGCTTTTAGTATTGCTGCTGCTCTTGCTGACGGTTACGCACATTCAATTTTGTAGGGTATATTGCTAGTTGGGACTATGATTTGATTTGACCAACAGAAGATGCGAAGAATATTACTCTAATTCTAAGCTGCACCGAAATCTAGCCATAAAGAAAAGGTTTCAGGCCTTTTCCGAAATGGATGTTAAGAATCTCCACCTTTATTTACGTATATGCCATGCTGTAACTGTTATTATTACCCTGAAAATAATTACTTGTTTTGGTATACTATCATATCTTGATTATTATTGGTTAGTATACTATGAGACGATTATCATCACTAGTTAGAAATATATTTTGATTGATATGTGACAAAAGAGAACACTATGTTTATCTATCAGAAAAGGAGAGAACACATCAAAGGGAAACTCCATCAAGAGTTGCTTTACTCAACACAATATGAGTTGACCAGGTGGTTGGCACAAGTGCAATTGGTCGATTTCTCGTGGCCACCATCTCTTGTATGTCCTACTACGGTGAGACATCATTGTCATGGACAAGGGTAACCACAGTCGAAGCAATGTTAGAGTACACTCGATTCAACATCAATTTTACAGTATATTAGATCTCAGCAATTTTGCGCGTGCAAATGTTCTCACGAGATTCGAATATGTAAGCACGATTAAATTGTGAGAATCATAGCATGAAGCTTCAAAGTAGTGGGGATACAATTTAAAATAAATCATATTTTATACACAAATTTCACAATTATAGAGGCGTTTACATAGGAGGATGGTAATGGCTAGAGAAAAGGTTTGGAGCTTTTCCCGAAAAAGAAGGTTGAAGACAACGGTCTCTACATCGAATAGATGCATGCATATGGCTTTTATTTATGTTTCTTTTAATATGCCATGCTTTAACTATTGTTATTACCCTGAAGATAAGTCCTTGTTTTAGTATACTATCATATCTTGATTATTATTGGTTAGTATACTGTGATAGAATTATCATCACTATTGTTTGTTTTTATGTTAGGAATATATTCTAACTGAGGGGTGACAACAAACAACAATATATTTTCTCTATCATAAAAGGAGAGAGCACATCGAAAGGAAGCTTCATCAAGAGTTGCGTACCTCAGCAAAATTTGAGTTGACCAGGTGGTGGTCACACACAACTGGTCTATTTCTCGTGGCCACCATCTCATGTACCTCCCCCTAATGCGAGATGTCATTGTCGTGGACAAGGGTGAGCACCGTCGAAGCAATCTTAGGGTATACACTCGAATCAACATGAGTTGTACTATATATTAGCTCTTAGCGATTTTCAGCGTGCAAATGCTCTCACAAGATTTCTAATACTTATAAGCATGACTAAATTGTGGGAATCATAGCATGAAGCTTCAAATATTTGGTATAATTTCACAATTATAAAGGTGTttacatgttttatttttcttaatattTTGAAACAATAAATATGAGTTTTAACTAAGTGCTATATCATGATCATTTGATCCCTGCTCAAAAGAATCGAAGAGGGGATGAGGCCGGCTGTCCGCGGCATCCCAAAGTTAGCCAGACACCTGTTCAAAAAACCAAGAAAAAGTTCAGAAAGTATCATAACCTTGCACACGCCATGGTGCGTCGCAACCGTCGGCATAATAATCCGCGCATTCCAGAACGGGGGGCACAACAAACAGAACCGTACCGGGGTGGATGGATGGGCTTATCCACGACACCGGCCGGAAAGCCATAGGAGATAGGACCCGTCCCGTTCCCGGTGCACCGCTGTAAGTACGTGTTGCTGTGCAAGCGACGGGCGGCCCGCGTGGCTTTCGGTCTGTTGCATGGTGTGCGGGTGCGAGCTTCCCCTGCACCCACGGCTCTGTCTCccatctcttcttcttccctcTCCTTTAAAAGCAACATCCTGAGCTCTCGTAACACCTCCACCACAATTCGCGCCTCCCCCCTCCTGGCCCGTGCCTGACCGGAGTCCAACAATCCCCACCTCCAGTTTCTTCTTGTACACCTTCTTCCTCGTACAAGTTCATACAATCCATCCTATCCATATATATCCAGTCCAAGAAGCTCGTTTCTTCAATCCAAAGCCACGCCCTGAAACAAGAAATACCCAGGAGAAGGGATCGGTCGATCGGAACATCTCCTAAGCTAAAGAAACACAGCTTCTAGCATAGCCATCGCCATCGCCGGTCTGCGCTCCGTTCTTGCCCGTGCACACGACTAGTCCAAGTCGCCGAGAAATTAACAGAGCAACGGAGAGAGAAGAAGCTCTTGACCAGACTACCAGAGCAGCCGAACCAACCGATCGAGGTGGGGTTTTCAGACTTCGGCGGCCAGAATGCGGCAGATCTCATCGATGCTGCAGGGCCTGGCCCGTTCCATGTCTCTGGGCAAGGAGAGGAAGGCCGGCGAGGataaggaggaggaagagcaggGGACGGTGCTGCGCACGTCGGGGACGCTGTGGGGCGAGGGCTCCGAGACGTTCGCCGCCGTGTGCTCCCGCCGCGGCGAGAAGGGCACCAACCAGGACTGCTCCATCGTCTGGGAGGTGAGTGAGTCCGTTCGTTCGTCCGCTcgattgatcgatcgccgctgctCTATTTTTTTACTCTGTCCCTGGCCTTGGTTGGAAGTTGGAACTTGGAACCACGATGCTGTCATGGTGACATGGTCGCCGTTAGCCTTGCTCCTCTCTGTTTAGTTTACCAGAAAAGAAGGAGATGGGACATGGTTAGGACTTCGGACTAGTTGCCGCCCTGACCTCATTTCTGGCCACAGAAGAACTTAAACAGTTCTCTCTGCTTGCGTGTGCACTAAAGTATTGCCTTCTCTGTCCCCGTTGCTTACGATTACCTAACCATTTTTCTGATGTTCTTGCGAGATGCTTCAGTTGGTTTCTTGGTCTTCGGTAGTCGGTACATACAGCCAAAACTAGTATAATTAGGCCATTCGCTAGGCTACGTATTGTTTCCTCTTACGTGTCATACTAACAAAGATAGGTTTTGGAGCTTGTTGTTCACATGGTTCTTGGATATGGTGCTCCCTTTTTGGCCTCTAGGGGTTTCATCACTTCTATCCTCCAAAAGAGGGAGGGTACGTGTCTTGATTTGATGGAGCAAGAAAGGAGTTCGGTTTCTTGGTGTCTGAATACTCCAAAGTAGCTTTGGTTAGTTGAACTCTTAACTTGCTGATTGTGATGGGAATGTCAAGATATCATTTCCTATGTCTTGCTAAGAAAATTGGGTTTATATTCTCCAGACGGCCAAAATTTTATCAGGTTTAAGCCTGACAGGGTTGCATTGTGCATAATTTAGAAAACTGGTACTAACTAACCTATTTGCGTTGCATAAAAATGTAGGCAGGTCAGCTTTGAATCAATGATTTTAGGTTTAGCCATTTTTGAGTATTCAGTTGAGTAGGGACAACGATGACCTATCTGCATAAAAGGGCCGGCTGGTTCAGTTGGTTGTCGATCTATCATGTCACACAGAAACCTTGTGATTTCCATTTTCCCGATGCGAAACAGTCAATGAAAGTTAAATTCTACACAAAATGTCAGGCCAGCTGtagacaaaaaaaaaggaaaaacaaacaaACCATCAGTTGAATTTAGAAAGCATTTGAATTTCTCGTGTCTGTAATGGTTTTTCTCTCAGTTTCTCATGGATCTTTTTCCTTGTTGATTTTCTCTTCAGGGATTCGGTTGCCAGGACGACTCCATCTTCTGCGGCATCTTCGACGGGCACGGCCAGTGGGGCCACTACGTCTCCAAGGCCGTCCGGGACTCGCTGCCGCCTTCCCTGCTGTGCCACTGGCAGGAGGCTGTCGCGCTTGCGTCGCTCATCGACGGCAAGAAGATGCTCTGCGACTACCAGTTCGACCTCTGGAGCCAGTCCtacctggccgccgccgccgcggtcgaCGAAGAGCTCCGCCGAAGCCGCCGCCTGGACGCGTTCAACAGCGGCTGCACGGCGCTGTCCGTCGTCAAGCAGGGCGACATGATGGTGGTGGCCAACGTCGGCGACTCGCGGGCCGTCCTTGGGACCACGTCCGACGACGGAGGCCTCGCCGCCGTACAGCTCACCGTCGACTTTAAGCCCGACCTACCCCGTAAGTCGTTGCGAGAAGAGAAACATCTTGTTTTCTACACATTCTTTGACAGGAACATCTTCAACTTCAAGCCGACTTACCCCGTAATCTGATATGCAGACGAGAAGGAGCGCATTAGGCAATGCAAGGGCCGCGTGCACAGCCTCGGCGACGAGCCCGGCGTGCACCGGGTGTGGCTGCCCGACCGGGACGCGCCGGGGCTCGCCATGTCGCGCGCGTTCGGGGACTACTGCGTCAAGGACTATGGCGTgatctcggcgccggaggtgacgCGGCGGCGGATCACCGGCAGGGACCGGTTCGTCATCCTCGCCACCGACGGGGTCTGGGACGTGCTCTCCAACGAGGAGGCGGTGCGGGTCGTGGCCGCGACGCCGGACAGAGAGAAGGCGGCGAAGCGCCTGGTCGAGTGCGCCGTGCGCGCGTGGAGGCGCAAGCGGAGGGACATCGCCGTCGACGACTGCTCCGCGATCTGCCTCTTCCTCCACTCGCCGGCGTCCTGAACTGATCGAACAGCTATGTTGTTCCTGCATCGTCGTCGGGAAAGAGGAAATCGCACGCGCAGTTTTGTTCGTGTTGATCGGTGCCGGTGCGCGACGTCGCCGTCGGAAGAGACTCTCTTTAGGCCAGAAGGTCCAGTTTGTCTCATGACATGACCGGGACGTTGCAGGATTGGTCTGGATCACCGGAAAGTCTCCGGTATTCACACACTCGCCAAAATGTGCGAGAATCAACGACAGTCACTAGCATAAAGCAGAAGGATACAACAGACATTTTTTCGTCACTttattgtgtgtgtgtgtctccTGCTTGTAGAAATGTAAGTAAATTATCATTTGAGTTAACACAAATAAACAGTAGATGAAATCAAAAATATGAATTAAACAGGACTGCCAACAAAAAAAACTAGATGAACATATGACATCTAAATATGATAAACTCATCACATGTAATTCCATGTTAAAAGTAAGAAACTCTAGCATGATCTTGAACAGGATAGGCATGAGCAGAGCCATTCTCATTCATGTTGCCATCGTTCATGTGTCTGAACAACCCGGATGCTTCCATacctcttttgcccacctagaATTTCCAAAAAACCCTAGAGAGtaagtatcttgatgaatacaagggggaacaaagCCGACGTAGCTTAGGTCGACGTAGCTGCCTGTCTTTATGCGAATAACAAAGCTGGCCCGCCTGTTGGTAAACATCGTGACGTCAGCAACGACTTACGTTCGGTGCTCCCGCAACGCTAGATTGGGGCCATGACTGCTATGCTCTTAGGACCAAGAAAAATATTTGGTATGAAGATAAATTTATCATACCCACCAAAATTGCTGAAATTTCGGTAATTGCGGAAAACATTTTGGATTTCAGTATTTTTAATTCAAAtagaatttatctaaatttacatAAAATCTCCTTGATTTTTTTAAAGCGGGTATGCTTAATTTCAGTTGCAGCCTTAGAGTATCTACTAAAAACAGTACTAGTAAATTCATGCGTGTAAAAATATCCAAAATAATGGCAGACTGCCTGTGCATCTTTGGTTGAACCGAGTCTCAGTACAACAAACAACAATGTACCCAAAATATAGTCACATATTTTTTGTCCATGTGTTAGGTGTGAGTTTGTTAAACTCACGTCGACACAAAAATGGTCATGAACTTAATCGTGTCACATGTAAGCTTGGTAAGTAGCATTGGTATATCAATTTCTGATGTGGCAAAAATTGCACTTAGATGGTATCAAATCGATCTAAATCTATGTCATGATTTTCTTACCTTGTAAATTATCCAAAATACCACTAGTTCATAGAACTAGTAAATTGTACCGTAAAGGGACGAAGAGAGATTTAGGAATGACCCGAGTTGGGTCGGCTAAGTGGCCATCTATGGTCTATCATTGACCTGAAAATCGCCAAGTACAGATGCAACGTTGGTTTGCGGCGCGTGGGGAGAAAAGCAGTGAGAATCACACTTTCTTACCTCATGTCTTGGCTAGTGGACTCATCCACCATTTGGAATATTCCGGGCGGTGTACTAAGTTGTATATATATCAGCGACGAACACAGATCTaatggcatctccagcggcgcgaccgtTTGCGTTCGTCGGGTCGAAAAATGCGTCGCCAAGTATCCAGGACGAcgactcctctcctctcctcgacaagtaaaagtcaaagtctaagtcacacacgCTCCCCGCACGCGGTCTTTGGCGATGCCCTTGTACTTATAGACAAGATAGGCTGCTTTGAAATTTTTTGGGGGGCAAAGCCGAAAGCGGGAAAACGATGATATTTCGCTGGGTCTCTCCTCCACTCTTCGTTCATTTCGTTGCTTCACGGCAAGGATGGACGGCAGAGATGGTATACCACACGGATTGATGACATGGCCTTTTTCCCAAAACAAAGGAAACCAAGAGACGTATCCTAATTAATAGGTACAGTTAATCAATCTAATTAACTCGTCATGGACGACTCGTTTTCCCGGATCAGAGGGAGGGATCAGTGGGACTGCATGCCCGATCACCTGTCTTGTTTTCCCAGATCCTATTAGATGGGAAAAAGATCCACTTTTTTGCATGCTGGGCGGAGGGACTAGAGGGATTGCTTTTAAAATTAACGCCCTTTTCTCCATATATAACAATTACTTATTATGTTTATTTCCTAAAATTCAGATACGTCCCTATTCGCGGCTACAAATCTTGTTACTTCTCTTGGTTTCCTTTGTTACGTCTGGCTGGCTAGGTAAAGATTTGGTTATCCTCCTTGTGTTTCATAGAGAGAGACGTGATAGACAAAAGAATATATGCGAGTATGACTAAATCGATTGTTTGTTATACATGTAGATTTATCCATCGCCGAGCTGCATAATCAACTCATGTGCTAGCTTAGATCGATCTTATCTCACATACTAAACAAAAAGGCAGCACCTAGTTATCATCACAGTTACGTCACGCTAAGCTGCATGTGCTTCCTGGCCACAGAATCCATGCACCAGGTACGTAGCagccatggatgatttttccttgGGTTTCAAATAGTTTGTTACACATGAAGATTGCTGGCATGGCCATTCTTCCCAAACAACGGAAATCACCAGACGTATCCTCATTAATAGGTGGTACAGTTAATCAATCTAATAAACTGATCACGAGCGGCTCGTATTCTCTGCCGGACACAATGGGACAGGCACAACATTCACCGTTTTGCATGTCGGATCAGAGGGATTGCTTTCCAAATTCACAGCTTTTCTTTTTCAACCGTAATAATTTTCTTTTCTATAAAATTCAGCTGTTCCTATTCACGGCTACAACCCCCGTAACGGTAGCTCCGTTGGAATAAATCTTGTTACGTCTAGCTAGGTAAAGAGAAAGCAAAGATCTCTTCCTTTTATTGTATTGATTGATCCAATTAATTAAAGCTGTATATTAGACTATTTTGTTCTCCTTTTATCtctctgagagagagagagagacacgaGTTAGACAGACGAATGTATACGCCAGTATGACTAAATCGGTTCTTATACGTGTAGACTGATCCATCACTAGCTACACGCTCAACTCAGGGGCTAGATTAGATCGATCTTATCTGATagactaaacaaaacaaaaaaagcagCACCTAAATCGGTTACATCTTGCTGAGCTGAATGTGCATCCTGGCCGCAAAATCCATGCACGGCGAACGTAGCAATCATAGCTGATTTTTACTTGCTCTGATTTGCTAGATCAATCGTACAAATAGACATATTACTACAAAATCGCAAATAGACATATACAACCCATTGAAACTCACGGACAGATAAGACAAAACATCTAGTTCAAATTAGCTCAAACTGTGACGCGGAAATAAGGCGAACCAAATCCCCACATCATAAGTGCTCTAGCCATATTCTTTACAGCTTCGGAttgcaacaaaaacaaaaataaatcggACAGTGACAAGCTCCATAAGATCCCCTGATGTGCGAACACTACTACATCATCTAGATACATCAAAGCTCTAGGTACCATCCGGTGCTTAGCTTGGAATGACAACACACAAACTAGCATCTTGATATAATTGCACATCACCTCAAAGCTACTACTAGACTTGCTAACCAACATATCTAAACTGCCCAGATCACAAAAAGCACCATGTCATCCCCAGGTTATCAAGCACGTTGACTAATGTAAGAAAACCATGTTGGATCTAGGTCTCCCCCCTCCTAGCTAGCTACCAGCTCCAGTTTTCCCTTGCCGCTGCTGTTGCATCAGGGCAGTATGCGTACACCTCTCTCCCTCCTACACAAGCTGTCACGCGACCTGCTGGAAGCTCCGTGTAGCACTCCAACGCCGTGTCTGGCTACCACCAGTCAAACAAGGCTTTCACCTGCCTGCACAACATGTGACCATGTCAGCATCATCACCATAATTCAAACAGGGGTCACCAGCCATCAAGCCGGAGCATAAGTACAACCAATCACATAGCACATGGGAGCCACATAACTGATGAAGGGTGAACCACTAGCTCACCGGACTATGGAAAGCTTGTAGCCGAGGCTGAGCGTCATGGCCACCACACTGAGGGAGTAGTCGATTCCAGGGGCCACCCAAGCCTACAGCCACATGAGGAGCGCGGGAGGCCTCGGCAAGCCCATGAACAGCAGCACCGCCATCAACGCACCGCATAGCTAGTCCCCAATTCAGCAAAAAAAAATGTGAGCACAATGTCCACAATAAGCTTTTCTTGAGGGAAACAGCTTTCCATCAAAAAAATGCACATTTGAAACAACAAGGTCAAGTACAGaaactcttcaccgccatcagcAGCAACATCTCTCTCCGCAGACTCCGAGTGCAAGCGTCTTCATCTCAGGCCACACGCAGTGCTCCTGGATAGAAAGACCAAAAGATCCAGGTCCAGTACTCCCACTGGAGCGCATGCATGAAGCAGTTCATCATCGTTAATTCAACAAAAAAGGCGTTGGATGCTAACAACCAGAATGCATACATAAAAGCTGGACTAACCTAGGTAAAGATTCTCACATGCTGCATACCGGGATTCTCTTTTCTTCTAGCCCAAACAGTATCCCTTATCTTCCAACGAGTCACAGGTGCCCCTTTTGCATCTCAAAACTTGCTTTGCGGACAACACAGGCCGACAGGGCCAGCAAGACAATGGCCCCTCTGCCCTTCACTTATCAGATTCTTCAAACTGCAGGAGGAATCACATCAAGAACTGCTCGGATTTGACAAGAACAAGCGGATGAATGGCTCGGCCCTACACTTCTTGGGTCTTTCATGCCAGCCAGAAATGAGAAGTATATCTTACCCGATTTGATTTTTCGGATGTTTTGCCTGTGCTTTGCTTGAAGGAGCAGGAATGCCCAGGGCTAGGCGTAGATTGGCTTCAGCCTCTTGTTGGTGAATCTCTACAACAAAAACATGGCACCGGCCAATCCAGAAGGTAACTTTGAAGAATACAAACCATAATAGTGTATACAACCATCATAGTGTATATCAACAAGATAAGTTTTTGTATGTCCAAATATAGAAGCTAACTAACCAATAATAACTACTCTTTATTTATGTAGCACTAAAAACAGAAAGGAAGTGCCAAGCAATTCCATGTCAAAGCTAGTTCACAGATTGCAATCATAAAATTATGCATGCTCACTTATTAGTATAGCCCTTGTTGTGCAATTCAACATAATAGTGAAGTGCAGAGATTTAGTTTCTCTCATGAAAGCCAAAGCACATGAACACCCACCAGTGCCATGCAAAATTGTCCCACCTAATCAACAAAGCTGTGCCACCGAGCATATTCATCAAGGCAACAGAAAAACAACAAGGTAGACCACTGATATATATTTCCAACACACAGAGGAGGTACCTCTAGATGCCCATGTTGATGAGTTCCTGAGCAACGGTGTGTAGATTCATGTGGAGCCACCTTGGGGAAAAAAACCTCAGACACTGCCTACACTTGGAATTAAGAAGACATTCAATATTATAGAACTTACTTTTCTCACATAGAGCATAGCTAGTTCTCGTCACAACATACAAATACATCAACATGTATGTATATACCTTCAGAATTCTTATTTAGATTCAAATACATCTCATCTCTGTTGGTAGGATGGAAAACCTTGTACCCACAGAAGAAGACACTAGAGAACTTGCACGTGCGCGAGAGTACGAACTACTCGAAGACCTGGCAAACTGGATCTGGGGAACTTATCGACAAAGTCCAGGTGGACAGATTTTGGTCGTCCACCTTCACGGACATGGTTGCTTTGCAGTAAATCTTGGCCTCGCCGAGGGTGCCCTACCAAGAGAAACAGAACATCTCAATGACCATATAACATAAGGCGCACTTTAAAATACATGTGTACAACTTGTGAAAAAAGCAAAGGGTGAGCGATATAGTTAAGCATACATGAAAAAGATGAAGGAAGTAGTCATCTTCAAGGGAGGCCTCAGACAACTTTGTAGGCTTAACAGCAAGGTCTGCACAAGTTAAATAGGAGGCTTAGATGCATATACAGACTAAAGATAAGGTTTTTCAAAGTAAGTTATGGAATACCGCCTATCCACTTTTTCAAAGTAAAAATAGCTGAAATGTTACATGATAAGGTTTTTTATATTAGACAGGAGAGAACTTAATGCAAAAAATAGGGATGAACAATGTACATACAAAGAAAATTTATTGAAACTACAAGACATGGCCAATATACTGCCTATGTTACCACCATTCAACATCTAAAATAAGCTCCTCATTATTCAATTGTTTTGTTACCATGACACCCAAGCAGTAAGTTTAAGATCGGAGTCTTGTGCAGCTCAAAAAGAACCTGAGGACATGCCCCCAAAATTTGGTTACTAACATATGCTAACCACATACACGTAACAACATTCAGGAAGAAGTGCATCTATATATCTTTATATGTCAAGATCATATGTCCAGGAGGCAACTACATGACCCACCGATCTCCTGGAACACTTGTCCACGAGAAAATATGCCACAAATAACAGGGACGGGTCTGAAACAGAAAATTCTTACGGCATTTACGCTGAACACATTTCCTCACTTTCATGACAAAGATTAA from Lolium rigidum isolate FL_2022 chromosome 4, APGP_CSIRO_Lrig_0.1, whole genome shotgun sequence encodes the following:
- the LOC124706739 gene encoding probable protein phosphatase 2C 48, which gives rise to MRQISSMLQGLARSMSLGKERKAGEDKEEEEQGTVLRTSGTLWGEGSETFAAVCSRRGEKGTNQDCSIVWEGFGCQDDSIFCGIFDGHGQWGHYVSKAVRDSLPPSLLCHWQEAVALASLIDGKKMLCDYQFDLWSQSYLAAAAAVDEELRRSRRLDAFNSGCTALSVVKQGDMMVVANVGDSRAVLGTTSDDGGLAAVQLTVDFKPDLPHEKERIRQCKGRVHSLGDEPGVHRVWLPDRDAPGLAMSRAFGDYCVKDYGVISAPEVTRRRITGRDRFVILATDGVWDVLSNEEAVRVVAATPDREKAAKRLVECAVRAWRRKRRDIAVDDCSAICLFLHSPAS